In Palaemon carinicauda isolate YSFRI2023 chromosome 14, ASM3689809v2, whole genome shotgun sequence, the following proteins share a genomic window:
- the LOC137653306 gene encoding uncharacterized protein, protein MSSETPVIKGSCFCKGIQYEVPSGTAQWIRCHCSMCRKLIGADFCTFLAVPNAKLQMKAKETMKTYRSSKEAVRSFCSTCGSSVFMKYDIETNTIWINAGTLDQEIPVTKPTRIFTDDKAFWLDTMSSAPQSGDISNWEVDCAKDL, encoded by the coding sequence ATGAGTTCAGAAACACCTGTCATCAAGGGCTCCTGCTTCTGCAAGGGTATTCAATATGAAGTCCCATCTGGAACTGCCCAGTGGATCCGCTGTCACTGTTCCATGTGCAGAAAGCTGATTGGTGCTGACTTCTGCACCTTCTTGGCTGTGCCAAACGCGAAGTTGCAGATGAAGGCAAAGGAAACGATGAAGACTTACAGGAGCTCAAAGGAGGCAGTGAGGTCCTTCTGCAGCACCTGTGGGAGTTCTGTGTTCATGAAGTACGACATTGAAACCAACACCATTTGGATCAATGCTGGAACACTGGACCAAGAGATCCCAGTCACAAAGCCAACCCGAATATTTACAGACGACAAAGCCTTCTGGCTGGATACCATGAGTAGTGCTCCCCAGTCTGGAGATATATCCAACTGGGAGGTCGATTGCGCCAAGGATTTGTAA